From the Scophthalmus maximus strain ysfricsl-2021 chromosome 11, ASM2237912v1, whole genome shotgun sequence genome, one window contains:
- the LOC118299097 gene encoding extracellular calcium-sensing receptor-like — protein sequence MTPLALIHLLYFVSVLPSTYTQMSSFTTPAKVCMIQNSFQPGFVAEGDYVIGGIFPLHYNQEMPDLNCTYRPPPVKCNGFDPRAFRWAQTMRLAVEEINQSPELLPNYTLGYKIFDSCAYPLTGQRAALAVLNGLSEDDSPICSGASPLLAVIGESGSAQSIVVSRILQPFGIPMISYFSSCACLSDRRKYPTFFRVIPNDDYQVKAIAQLLVRFNWTWVGLLRGDHEYGRFAVQGLMRELQGTKVCVAYQEMIPLLYNHQAALEIMQVMRSSSAKVVVVFSAEGEMTPFLRDYMTQNITGIQWVASEAWVTASVFTGSEYYPYLGGTIGFGIRKGQISRLGDYLQTVNPEKYPDNVLVQELWEALYGCSPSPPSGSMMTPCSGLESLLEQHSAYMNTSSPRVAYNVYKAVYAIAHSLHNLLICQPQNGPFGNNSCAQEDNIHPWQLQHYLQEVAFNIGGEEVDFDLKGDSIPYYDIINWQRGTEGKIEFVNVGLFDGTRPAGEKLLIQENRIIWAGHRSEVPVSVCSASCLPGTRKAVRRGEPICCFDCVLCDNGKISNETNSIECTFCPVDFWSNKDRTACIPKKVEYLTYDSLGIALTVISVVGACLTLAVFGVFFYQRNTAIVRVNNSELSFFILFALTLCFLCSLVFIGKPTSWSCMLRHTAFSITFSLCISCILGKTLVVLAAFTATRPGGNMMKWLGPKQQRAIVSLCTLVQVAICAAWLIDAPPFPSRNTQYERSKIILECSVGSSLAFWCVLGYIGLQACLCFVLAFLARKLPGNFNEAKFITFSMLIFCAVWLAFIPAYISSPGNYADAVESFAILASSFGLLFCLFAPKCYIILLKPEKNTKQHLLGKEKK from the exons ATGACTCCACTTGCCTTAATTCACTTGCTTTATTTTGTCAGTGTCCTCCCTTCGACTTATACCCAAATGTCCAGCTTCACCACTCCAGCCAAAGTGTGCATGATTCAAAATAGCTTCCAGCCAGGCTTTGTGGCAGAGGGCGACTATGTTATTGGGGGGATCTTTCCCCTTCATTATAACCAGGAAATGCCAGACCTTAACTGCACCTACAGACCACCACCAGTGAAGTGCAATGG ATTTGATCCCAGGGCTTTCCGCTGGGCTCAGACTATGAGGCTGGCAGTGGAGGAGATAAACCAGAGTCCAGAGCTCTTGCCAAATTACACCCTCGGCTACAAAATCTTTGATTCGTGTGCATATCCATTGACTGGCCAGAGGGCTGCTCTTGCTGTGTTGAATGGGCTCAGTGAGGATGACTCTCCCATTTGCTCTGGTGCCTCTCCGCTACTCGCCGTGATTGGGGAATCAGGATCGGCTCAGTCTATTGTGGTGTCAAGAATCCTGCAGCCATTCGGAATCCCCATG ATCAGCTACTTTTcttcatgtgcatgtttgtctgACAGAAGAAAATATCCCACCTTCTTCAGAGTAATTCCTAATGATGATTATCAG GTGAAGGCCATTGCACAGCTGCTGGTGCGCTTTAACTGGACGTGGGTGGGGTTGCTGCGAGGTGACCATGAATATGGCCGCTTTGCGGTACAAGGTTTGATGAGAGAATTACAGGGAACCAAAGTGTGTGTCGCGTACCAAGAAATGATTCCTCTGCTGTACAATCACCAGGCAGCATTGGAGATCATGCAG GTGATGCGTAGCTCTTCTGCAAAAGTGGTGGTGGTATTTTCAGCTGAGGGGGAGATGACTCCTTTCCTGAGAGACTACATGACACAAAACATCACTGGAATCCAGTGGGTGGCCAGTGAGGCCTGGGTCACAGCCTCTGTCTTTACAGGGAGTGAGTATTACCCGTACTTGGGAGGCACCATCGGGTTTGGCATAAGAAAAGGTCAGATCTCAAGACTCGGTGACTACTTGCAGACAGTAAACCCTGAGAAGTATCCCGACAATGTTCTGGTGCAGGAGCTGTGGGAGGCTCTGTATGGTTGTAGTCCTTCTCCACCCTCTGGCTCCATGATGACACCCTGCTCAGGGCTGGAGTCCCTGCTGGAGCAGCATTCAGCCTACATGAATACATCCAGCCCTAGGGTGGCCTATAATGTCTATAAGGCTGTATATGCGATTGCTCATTCCCTGCACAACCTCCTAATATGTCAACCACAAAATGGGCCTTTCGGAAACAACTCATGTGCTCAAGAAGACAACATACACCCCTGGCAG cTACAACACTACCTCCAGGAAGTGGCATTTAACATTGGCGGGGAGGAGGTAGACTTTGACCTGAAGGGTGACTCCATACCCTATTATGATATCATCAACTGGCAGAGGGGCACAGAAGGAAAAATTGAGTTTGTCAATGTGGGATTGTTTGATGGAACCAGGCCTGCTGGAGAGAAACTGTTGATCCAGGAGAACAGGATAATTTGGGCGGGGCATCGGAGTGAG GTGCCGGTGTCTGTATGCAGTGCCAGCTGTCTTCCGGGGACCCGGAAGGCTGTCCGTCGTGGGGAGCCTATCTGCTGCTTTGACTGTGTACTTTGTGACAATGGCAAAATTAGCAATGAGACAA ACTCAATAGAGTGCACGTTTTGTCCTGTGGACTTCTggtcaaacaaagacagaacagCCTGCATCCCCAAGAAGGTGGAATACTTGACCTATGATTCTTTGGGTATAGCCCTGACAGTGATCTCTGTGGTGGGTGCCTGCCTCACTCTTGCAGTCTTTGGAGTATTCTTCTATCAAAGAAACACAGCCATTGTCCGAGTGAACAACTCTGAACTCAGCTTCTTCATCCTGTTTGCGCTCactctgtgtttcctgtgctCGCTTGTTTTTATCGGGAAGCCAACATCTTGGTCCTGCATGCTGCGCCACACTGCCTTTAGtatcacattttcactttgtatCTCCTGCATCCTTGGGAAGACTCTGGTGGTGTTGGCTGCCTTCACTGCAACTAGGCCAGGGGGCAACATGATGAAGTGGCTGGGGCCCAAGCAGCAGAGGGCCATTGTCTCCCTCTGCACTCTGGTTCAGGTGGCTATCTGCGCAGCCTGGCTCATTGATGCCCCCCCTTTTCCATCCAGAAATACACAGTATGAACGCTCAAAGATCATACTGGAGTGTAGCGTAGGCTCCAGCTTGGCCTTTTGGTGCGTTCTTGGATATATTGGTCTACAGGCCTGCCTGTGCTTTGTACTGGCTTTTCTGGCACGCAAGTTGCCAGGGAACTTCAATGAGGCCAAGTTCATCACTTTCAGCATGCTGATCTTCTGCGCTGTGTGGCTGGCATTCATCCCTGCTTATATCAGCTCCCCTGGAAATTATGCCGATGCAGTTGAGTCCTTTGCCATTTTGGCTTCCAGCTTTGGCTTGTTGTTCTGCCTGTTTGCCCCAAAGTGCTACATCATTTTACTGAAGCCAGAAAAGAATACAAAGCAGCACCTattggggaaagaaaagaagtga
- the LOC118299536 gene encoding extracellular calcium-sensing receptor gives MYPSFLRTVPSDLFQVRGLVQLVTFLGWLWVGTIGTTDDYSHYGIQAFSKQFRLQGGCVAFHLTIPESPTEAEIQDMADGLQSSTAQVVVVFATEGQLLGLLVELAERNVTAIQWVASEAWVTASLLTSPGFHPLLEGTLGFSFPGVTIPGLKEFLLNIHPSPKEGMEFVNMFWEELFGCRLQFGGDKYKKNEAVDNLTRWNAFGYKPHSLNNSGSLFGPIIGGESTFKGSTDEKPVCTGSEDLRYTNSSYTDVSLVRISYNVYKAVYAIAHALHNLLNCDSAGLNKDMCEKHKSFAPRQLLDHLKTVNFTNQFEEKVYFDANGEPVPLYDIINWQKNSMGEIRFVKVGSYDGSAPLGRQLQIQRSSIVWTNGQSQVPVSQCSAPCPLGSRKARRLREPHCCFDCLPCADGEISNQTGSTECRKCPEFYWSDKDKVKCVAGVEEFLSFSDTMGIILVVLTLLGVVLTTIITTVFLRFRSTPIVKANNSEISFLLLLSLKLCFLCSLVFIGQPSVWTCRLRQAAFGVSFVLCLSCLLVKTIVVLLAFKVNIPGSSVLKLFGPSQQRSLILCTTAPQVCLCAGCLLGAPPFPFRNPTYQASTGKIVVECMEPWPPGFYLVLGYIGLLAFLCLLLAFLGRKLPDVFNEAKLITFSMLIFWAVWLSFIPAYVSSPGKFTVAVEIFAILASSFGLLLCIFVPKCYIILLRPERNIKRGMTGKHAR, from the exons ATGTATCCGTCATTCTTGCGGACTGTGCCGAGTGATCTCTTTCAAGTTAGAGGACTTGTACAGCTGGTCACTTTCTTAGGCTGGCTCTGGGTGGGCACAATAGGGACCACG GATGACTACAGTCATTATGGCATCCAAGCATTCTCGAAGCAGTTTAGACTGCAAGGCGGGTGTGTGGCGTTTCATCTAACAATCCCCGAGTCCCCCACGGAGGCCGAGATACAGGACATGGCAGACGGACTCCAGAGTTCAACCGCGCAGGTTGTGGTGGTCTTTGCCACAGAGGGTCAGCTGCTGGGTCTGCTTGTAGAG CTGgctgagagaaatgtgacaGCAATCCAGTGGGTTGCCAGTGAAGCCTGGGTGACCGCTAGCCTGTTGACCTCTCCCGGCTTCCACCCTCTCCTAGAGGGCACGCTGGGCTTCTCCTTCCCTGGAGTCACAATCCCCGGCTTGAAGGAGTTCCTGTTAAACATCCACCCCTCTCCCAAAGAAGGGATGGAATTTGTCAACATGTTTTGGGAAGAGCTGTTTGGCTGTAGACTACAGTTTGGAGgagacaaatataaaaaaaatgaagctgtgGATAACTTGACAAGATGGAATGCCTTCGGCTACAAGCCACATTCTCTAAACAATTCTGGCTCCTTGTTTGGGCCTATAATAGGGGGGGAAAGCACATTTAAAGGGTCAACTGATGAAAAGCCTGTGTGCACAGGTTCAGAGGATCTGAGGTACACTAACAGCAGCTATACTGATGTATCTCTGGTCAGAATATCCTACAATGTGTATAAAGCTGTATATGCCATTGCTCATGCCCTGCACAATTTACTGAACTGTGATTCTGCAGGGCTTAACAAGGACATGTGTGAGAAGCATAAATCATTTGCTCCTAGGCAG TTGCTGGATCATCTGAAGACAGTCAATTTCACAAACCAGTTTGAGGAGAAGGTTTATTTTGATGCGAATGGAGAGCCGGTCCCTCTGTATGACATCATTAACTGGCAGAAGAACAGCATGGGGGAGATTAG atTTGTTAAAGTGGGAAGTTATGATGGTTCAGCTCCACTGGGACGACAGTTGCAGATACAGCGGAGCAGCATTGTATGGACAAATGGACAGTCACAG GTGCCTGTATCACAGTGTAGTGCTCCATGCCCCCTGGGCAGTCGGAAGGCCAGACGTCTGAGAGAGCctcactgctgctttgattgtTTACCCTGTGCTGATGGAGAGATAAGCAACCAGACAG GTTCCACCGAGtgcagaaaatgtccagagtttTACTGGTCAGACAAAGACAAGGTGAAATGCGTTGCCGGGGTCGAAGAAttcctgtctttctctgacACCATGGGCATCATCCTGGTTGTACTCACCCTGCTGGGTGTTGTCCTGACAACCATCATCACCACTGTCTTTCTCCGTTTCCGCTCTACACCCATCGTCAAGGCCAACAACTCAGAAATAAGTTTTTTACTTCTGCTGTCCCTCAAGCTCTGCTTCCTCTGTTCCCTGGTGTTCATCGGCCAGCCGTCTGTGTGGACATGCAGGCTCCGCCAGGCAGCATTTGGGGTCAGCtttgtcctctgtctgtcctgccTCCTTGTTAAGACCATTGTGGTTCTCTTGGCCTTCAAGGTGAACATACCTGGTTCCAGTGTTCTGAAGCTGTTTGGGCCCTCTCAACAGAGGTCCCTAATCCTCTGCACTACAGCTCCCCAG GTTTGTCTCTGTGCCGGATGTCTGCTGGGCGCACCTCCCTTCCCTTTCAGGAACCCGACCTATCAGGCCTCAACTGGAAAA ATTGTTGTGGAGTGTATGGAGCCATGGCCTCCTGGATTTTACCTGGTCCTGGGCTACATTGGCCTACTggccttcctctgcctcctcctggCATTCCTGGGACGCAAGCTGCCGGATGTGTTCAACGAGGCAAAGCTCATCACCTTCAGCATGCTCATTTTCTGGGCCGTGTGGCTATCTTTCATCCCAGCTTACGTCAGCTCTCCTGGGAAGTTCACGGTGGCTGTGGAAATATTTGCCATATTGGCCTCCAGTTTTGGGCTGttactgtgtatttttgttCCAAAATGCTACATTATTTTACTGCGGCCTGAAAGAAATATTAAGAGAGGCATGACTGGAAAACATGCCAGATGA
- the LOC118299101 gene encoding extracellular calcium-sensing receptor-like, which yields MDGDYVIGGVFSIHNYMYAERHDFSTMPEPLRCTGSIDSRELRFSRSMAFAIEEINDSTNLLPGIRLGYQIYDSCASVPMAVHLAFQLSNGLDPEFNTNNNCSQSGMVMAVVGESGSTPSISMSRVFGPFNIPQVSHYATCACLSNKQQYPSFFRTIPSDQFQANALARLVKHFGWTWIGAVRSDSDYGNNGMASFLDAANKEGICVEYSEAFYRTHPRSKIQRVADVIRRSTAVVVVAFAAPGDMRILLEELSREPSPPRQWIGSEAWVTDPGMLRFNFCAGAIGFGIQQSVIPGLRDFLLDLSPTKVAASPVLTEFWETEFNCRLGKSAGTGKSLCDGTEDIQTLRSPYTDTSQLRITNMVYKAVYAIAHAIHNAVCHKTNSTTECDKFTRIESEQVLTQLKTVSFSQNGYDVSFDANGDPVATYELINWQKRESGSIELVTAGHYNASLPVGQEFHINRNLTWVEGSTQVPMSVCTDSCPPGTRKVLQKGKPSCCYDCIPCPEGDISNATDSPDCFPCPQEFWPNAEKNSCFPKPVEYLSYHEVLGIILAAFSVGGACLAMITAAVFFRHKTSPIVRANNSELSFLLLFSLTLCFLCSLTFMGVPSVWSCMLRHTAFGITFVLCISCILGKTIVVLMAFKATLPGSSVMKWFGPPQQRMTVVFFTFIQVLICTVWLVVSPPFPMKNLTTYKERIILECALGSAIGFWAVLGYIGLLAVFCFVLAVLARKLPDNFNEAKLITFSMLIFCAVWLTFIPAYVSSPGKFTVAVEIFAILASSFGLILCIYAPKCFIILFKPEKNTKKHLLNKYQP from the exons ATGGACGGTGACTATGTGATTGGGGGTGTTTTCTCAATACACAACTACATGTACGCCGAGAGACATGACTTCTCCACTATGCCCGAACCACTAAGGTGCACAGGGAG CATTGACTCCCGTGAACTGCGCTTCTCACGCTCAATGGCCTTCGCCATCGAGGAGATCAATGACAGCACAAATCTGCTGCCGGGCATCAGGCTCGGTTATCAGATCTACGACTCCTGCGCCTCGGTGCCCATGGCGGTGCATTTGGCATTCCAGCTTTCAAATGGCCTCGACCCGGAATTtaacaccaacaacaactgctCACAATCTGGTATGGTGATGGCCGTCGTTGGTGAGTCTGGTTCCACGCCATCCATCAGCATGTCGCGCGTCTTTGGGCCTTTTAATATTCCTCAA GTGAGCCACTATGCCACTTGTGCCTGCTTGTCCAATAAGCAGCAGTACCCAAGTTTCTTTAGAACAATCCCCAGTGACCAGTTCCAGGCTAATGCGCTGGCCAGACTGGTGAAACACTTTGGCTGGACTTGGATAGGTGCTGTCCGCTCGGATTCGGATTATGGCAATAACGGCATGGCATCTTTCTTGGATGCAGCCAACAAGGAGGGGATCTGTGTGGAATACTCCGAAGCTTTCTATCGAACCCACCCACGCAGCAAGATCCAGAGAGTGGCTGATGTTATCCGCAG GTCAACAGCTGTGGTTGTTGTGGCATTTGCAGCCCCTGGAGATATGAGGATCCTTTTGGAAGAGCTGTCGCGGGAGCCTTCCCCTCCTCGCCAGTGGATAGGCAGTGAGGCCTGGGTAACCGACCCAGGAATGCTGAGGTTCAACTTCTGTGCCGGAGCCATTGGATTTGGCATCCAGCAGTCTGTCATCCCCGGTCTAAGAGACTTCCTGCTGGATCTGTCTCCAACTAAAGTGGCTGCGTCCCCAGTGCTGACGGAGTTCTGGGAGACTGAATTCAACTGCAGGTTGGGCAAAA gtGCAGGCACAGGCAAGAGTTTGTGTGATGGAACTGAGGACATACAGACACTACGGAGCCCATACACTGACACGTCTCAGCTCCGAATCACCAACATGGTGTACAAGGCCGTTTATGCCATTGCACATGCCATTCATAACGCAGTGTGCCACAAAACAAATTCTACAACTGAGTGTGACAAATTCACCCGGATAGAGTCCGAACAG GTTCTTACTCAGCTGAAGACTGTAAGTTTTTCACAAAATGGTTACGATGTGTCGTTTGATGCTAACGGAGATCCTGTGGCCACATATGAGCTGATCAACTGGCAAAAACGTGAGAGTGGCAGCATTGAATTGGTGACGGCAGGACACTACAACGCATCTCTGCCAGTAGGCCAGGAATTCCATATCAACAGGAACCTCACCTGGGTGGAGGGTAGCACACAA GTGCCCATGTCAGTGTGCACTGACAGCTGTCCTCCAGGAACTCGCAAAGTGTTACAGAAAGGAAAGCCAAGCTGCTGTTATGATTGTATACCCTGTCCTGAGGGAGATATAAGCAACGCTACAG attCTCCTGATTGCTTCCCTTGTCCCCAGGAGTTCTGGCCTAATGCAGAGAAAAACTCATGCTTCCCCAAGCCTGTAGAGTATCTTTCCTACCATGAGGTCCTGGGGATCATCCTGGCTGCGTTCTCAGTTGGTGGTGCCTGTCTTGCCATGATAACAGCAGCTGTGTTCTTTCGTCACAAGACGTCCCCGATTGTCAGGGCCAACAACTCTGAGCtgagcttcctgctgctcttctcacTGACTCTGTGTTTCCTATGTTCCTTAACTTTCATGGGGGTGCCATCTGTGTGGTCCTGCATGCTGCGCCACACAGCGTTTGGCATCACCTTCGTCCTCTGCATCTCTTGCATTCTTGGTAAAACTATTGTGGTGTTAATGGCTTTCAAAGCAACACTTCCAGGTAGCAGTGTCATGAAATGGTTTGGTCCTCCACAGCAGAGGATGACTGTAGTGTTCTTCACCTTTATTCAAGTTTTGATATGTACTGTTTGGTTGGTTGTTAGTCCCCCTTTTCCAATGAAAAACCTAACCACATACAAGGAGAGAATCATCCTGGAGTGTGCATTAGGTTCAGCTATTGGGTTCTGGGCTGTGCTCGGCTACATAGGCCTTCTGGCAGTCTTTTGCTTTGTGTTAGCCGTCCTAGCTCGGAAGCTACCTGATAATTTTAATGAAGCAAAGCTTATAACCTTCAGCATGCTGATATTCTGTGCAGTCTGGCTCACCTTTATCCCAGCCTATGTCAGCTCTCCGGGAAAATTTACTGTGGCTGTGGAGATATTTGCCATTCTGGCCTCCAGTTTTGGACTAATTCTATGTATATATGCTCCAAAGTGTTTCATCATATTGTTTAAACCAGAGAAGAACACCAAGAAACACCTACTGAACAAATATCAACCCTAG
- the LOC118299100 gene encoding extracellular calcium-sensing receptor-like, which yields MHKPGDVILGGLFEVHYTSVFPELTFTSEPSQLRCQGFDPPGFRHAMTMAFAIDEINKNTNLLPNVTLGYSMYDNCATLVIGFSAAFSLASGREAQFLLQETCLGTPPVLGIVGDSFSTFSIATSDVIGLFKLPIVSYFATCSCLSDRQRFPSFFRTIPSDAFQVHAMIQILKRFGWTWAGLLISDDDYGLHVARSFQSDMAQSDGGCLAYTEILPWGDNPDELRRIVEVMKKSTARVVIVFAHQIHMIQLMEEVVRQNVTGLQWMASEAWTAAAVLQTPDLMPYLGGTLGIAIRRGEISGLRDFLLQTRPDLEDNNNKGKSMVNQFWEYTFQCRFAPAPAGWVEAGGALCTGQEKLENVETEFLDVSNLRPEYNIYKAVYALAYALDDLLHCDPGRGPFSGDTCATLQRLEPWQLMHYLEKVNFTTPFGDQVSFDENGDALAIYDIMNWIWFPDGRTKVQTVGVVKKSLFKGEELTLHEDKIFWNFDSKQPPRSVCSDSCAPGTRMARKKGEAECCFDCIPCSEGKITNETDSLECTNCPEDFWSSSQNDHCVPKRMEFLSYHEPLGICLTTASLLGTFICAVVLVIFICHRSTPMVRANNSELSFLLLVSLKFCFLCSLLFIGHPRPWTCQLRHAAFGISFVLCISCILVKTMVVLAVFRASKPGGEASLKWFGSVQQRGTVLVLTSVQAAICTAWLVSASPAPHKNTQYHSDKIVYECVVGSTVCFAVLLGYIGLLAVLSFLLAFLARNLPDNFNEAKLITFSMLIFCSVWVAFVPAYVNSPGKYADAVEVFAILASSFGLLVALFGPKCYIILLRPERNTKKAIMGRGNTK from the exons ATGCACAAGCCTGGTGATGTGATTCTGGGTGGGTTATTCGAAGTGCACTACACCTCTGTCTTCCCTGAGCTGACGTTCACGTCAGAGCCAAGTCAGCTCAGATGCCAAGG CTTTGACCCTCCAGGGTTCAGACATGCCATGACCATGGCCTTTGCTATCGATGAGATCAACAAAAACACCAACCTGCTACCGAATGTGACTCTGGGATACAGTATGTATGATAACTGTGCCACACTTGTAATTGGATTCAGTGCTGCGTTTTCTCTCGCCAGTGGACGAGAGGCACAGTTTCTGCTTCAGGAGACCTGTTTGGGGACCCCTCCAGTCCTGGGGATTGTGGGTGATTCCTTCTCAACGTTTTCTATCGCCACCTCTGATGTCATAGGTTTATTCAAATTGCCCATT gtgAGTTATTTTGCCACATGTTCCTGTCTGAGTGACCGTCAAAGGTTCCCATCCTTCTTTAGGACAATACCAAGTGATGCTTTCCAG GTGCATGCAATGATACAGATACTTAAACGCTTTGGCTGGACTTGGGCCGGTCTGCtcatcagtgatgatgattatgGACTCCACGTTGCCAGATCCTTTCAATCTGACATGGCTCAGTCTGATGGAGGTTGTCTGGCCTACACAGAGATTTTACCCTGGGGCGACAACCCAGATGAACTGAGGAGAATAGTGGAAGTGATGAAGAAATCCACAGCTCGTGTGGTCATTGTGTTTGCACATCAGATCCATATGATCCAACTAATGGAAGAg GTCGTGAGACAGAACGTGACAGGCCTGCAGTGGATGGCCAGTGAAGCCtggacagcagctgctgtgctgcagacCCCCGACCTCATGCCGTACCTGGGTGGAACACTGGGCATTGCCATCCGTCGAGGAGAAATATCAGGGCTCAGGGATTTTCTGTTACAAACACGTCCTGACCTAGAAGACAACAATAATAAAGGAAAAAGCATG GTAAATCAGTTTTGGGAATACACTTTTCAGTGTAGATttgctccagctccagcaggttGGGTGGAAGCCGGAGGAGCATTATGCACTGggcaggagaagctggagaatGTGGAGACTGAGTTTTTGGATGTTTCTAACCTCAGGCCTGAGTATAATATTTACAAGGCTGTGTATGCTCTAGCATATGCACTTGATGACTTGCTGCACTGTGACCCAGGGAGAGGACCTTTCAGCGGAGACACCTGTGCTACTTTGCAACGACTTGAGCCATGGCAG CTTATGCACTACTTGGAAAAGGTAAACTTCACCACACCATTTGGTGATCAAGTGTCTTTTGATGAGAATGGTGATGCCCTAGCAATCTATGACATCATGAACTGGATTTGGTTCCCTGATGGAAGAACAAAGGTTCAGACTGTTGGCGTTGTTAAGAAGTCTCTCTTTAAAGGTGAAGAACTCACACTTCATGAGGACAAAATCTTCTGGAACTTTGACTCCAAACAG CCACCTCGGTCAGTGTGCAGTGACAGCTGTGCCCCAGGTACCCGCATGGCCAGAAAGAAGGGGGAAGCTGAATGTTGTTTTGACTGCATCCCTTGTTCTGAGGGAAAGATCACCAATGAAACAG ACTCCCTGGAGTGTACCAATTGTCCAGAAGACTTCTGGTCCAGTTCCCAGAATGACCACTGTGTTCCAAAAAGAATGGAGTTCCTGTCCTACCATGAACCTCTGGGTATCTGCTTGACAACAGCCTCACTGCTGGGCACATTTATCTGTGCTGTTGTCCTGGTCATCTTCATCTGTCATCGCAGCACACCAATGGTGCGTGCCAACAATTCTGAACTCAGTTTTCTGCTCTTGGTGTCACTTaagttctgtttcctgtgttcacTGCTCTTTATTGGTCATCCCAGACCATGGACATGCCAGTTGAGACATGCAGCGTTTGGCATCAGCTTTGTGCTTTGTATCTCATGTATCCTGGTGAAAACCATGGTGGTTCTGGCAGTGTTCAGGGCCTCCAAGCCAGGAGGTGAAGCCAGTCTGAAGTGGTTTGGttctgtgcagcagagagggacaGTTCTGGTTCTGACTTCTGTTCAAGCAGCAATCTGCACCGCCTGGCTCGTCTCTGCTTCACCAGCTCCTCACAAAAACACTCAATACCACAGTGACAAGATAGTTTATGAGTGTGTAGTTGGATCCACGGTTTGTTTCGCAGTGTTACTTGGCTATATTGGATTATTGGCTGTCCTTAGCTTCCTGTTAGCATTTCTGGCAAGAAATCTTCCAGACAACTTCAATGAGGCTAAACTCATAACTTTCAGCATGCTGATCTTCTGTTCAGTGTGGGTGGCCTTTGTCCCTGCATATGTCAACTCACCAGGCAAATATGCAGATGCAGTGGAGGTATTTGCCATCCTGGCTTCTAGTTTTGGCCTCTTGGTGGCACTGTTTGGACCCAAGTGTTACATAATCCTGTTGAGACCAGAGAGGAACACGAAGAAAGCAATCATGGGTCGAGGCAACACAAAGtga